Part of the Serinus canaria isolate serCan28SL12 chromosome 1, serCan2020, whole genome shotgun sequence genome is shown below.
GCTTACTCAtcatcttttcttccctttagtCTCAGGACTGGCTTTTCCTTGAAGGCAGAAGAAGCCTGAGCACTAGAGGGTAGCTCAGAGCCTCTCTGTCCACCATCCTTGGTACATGCCAGCTTTTGGCTAAGCCAGATGTGTGTGCTTGCCAGGAGGAATTCTGGTATCCCAAAATCCACCAGTTTActcagcagctgtgtgcagcGTTCCTTTCCAGGATTTTGCAATCTGATCAAATTTTGCTGTGTGAAACCACTCCCAAGCCATTtgtcaacattaaaaaaagaatgtgCTCTAATTCCTCCTTTGGCTGCATGCCCTGGAGTTGCTTATGACTTTTGATAGGAGGCCCAGAGGCAAGCAGATGTTTCTCTCATGTCCTCTCAGCAGGGCATAGAAAGATCAATGGATATAAAGGGATGCCTTCAGCTACTTCAACCCCTTTACAGCCCAGtctgtgttttccttcattcttcAAGCTCTTCTTAAGTAGAAGAAAGCCTTTAACAAGATTATGTAAGCAGGATTTGGGCAGGACCCAGACCTGAGCCTTTCCATTGAAGGGGGATCTTTCACTCTGATTGAGCACAAGGCACAGCACCCGTAGGACAAAGGATTTGAACAGGAACCCAGTGGACAGAACTCAGGGAACAAACACGGAAATAAACATGGAAATAAACCCACTGAGGAGTTATACAGGTCAAGACCATCAAACTGGGATAACTGACCTGCCCACTTACTTTCCTGCCCACAATTAGTGCTGGCTTCAGCAATACttgctgtttgcagagctgtATTTTGAGTTTGTCAGTCTGCTTTGCTCACAGCACCTGCTATGTGAAACAAGCCAGTACCAGCTCAAGGCCTAAGAGAGATGGAGCAGGTGCCTAAGGAAGTTCAATGTTCCAGAGCACAGGGGAACATAAGAGAGTGGAGAAGCTTGGGAAAAGCCATCAGAATTGTAAGGGGGATAGAGGCTGATGGGGctttgttagaaaaaaaaaccaacaaaaggagaacaaaaaagaaagaatgttttatttcaaatgctgGTGTACATTAATATTGCACCTAACTGAAACATCTAGAACAATACACATGCAAGAAGTTTTCCAATCCTCAGTCTCCAAGCTCTCCATACacaatccaaaacaaaacacagaaaacacgGAATGTGCACATATATATTTTCTGATGAGCAGAGTGTACAAATTAACCTAGAGTGAAGTACAATCCATATAAAGCAAAACCCCTTTTTAATGAGCTGTGATGATCTGAACAGGCCATTTTTTGGAACATGTGGTTATTTAACATCACACATTGATTAATTTATTGTGTCTCACCTTTTGCAATGCAAGATCCCCTGCTCCGCTAATCTTCTGAACACATCTGAAGGTAGAAGCTAAACAACTCCAGTAGGGTCAAACTCCCTGCTGAACCTGATGGCTGCAATATGAGGATTAAATGACCCCTGTTCTTCCTGCTTTCATCATGGCTAGTGACTCTTCAGAACATGTTTAGGAGCCTGTGGTTGGAGCACTCATGACAACAGATAGGAACCAAAATGGCCATtgataaataattaaaagaagcCAAAGACCCCACTCAGCTGTCTTTCTGCTTGGGGAAATTCCCTCATTTAACCAATTTGAAAGCCCCCCACAGTCCTCAGAGGTGTGCTTTAAAGGCAGGAATAATACAAATGGAAGCAGACCATAACTTTAAGGAATCAGATCTCAAAACCAACTAAGCAGATGCGCAGGAAAAGAAAGTTTCCCTTTCCAATCCTGCACCTTGGCAGGTAACAAGGAGGCTCAAGGGACACAGCACCATTACAAACTCATGATTCTTCTTACCCATCCCAGGAACCGGGACAGTTTGGTATAGACACCATACTTGCCTTTCCTTGCACATCCTTCGCCCCAGCTAACGATTCCAGTAACAAAATAAGTATCCTTGTATCTGGTCACATGGGGGCCACCACTGTCTCCTTGGCAAGCATCCTTTTGCTCTGTGTCATAACCAGCACAGAACATGTTCTCAGTTATGGCTAAGTTAGTGGATTGCTTGCAAGTGTTCCTATTTACATAGGGGACTTCGAGCACCTTCAGTGTTTTGGATGTTCGCCCGCCTTCAAATTCCCGCCCAAAGCCACTAACCCTCCCAGATTTTTGGGTCATCAGAACTTCATTAGCAAAGTCAGCTTTGGGGAGACACGCTGGGATGATGTACTCTGAAAACCTGATAGGTTCCTTCAGCTTTAGTAAGGCGATGTCATTGTCATAAgtctcaaaaataaatttggaatgaacaaatattttatcCACAGTGTGCATTGATTCAGActgctcctccttctctctGTCCACTTCACCTGCACAAGAGCATTAAAAGGGTCATCAATGTGGAGAAAGTATAAGGATTTCAGAACAACCTTGACAGAGGAAGAGAGTACTATATTCATTCTGGGTACTTTGCCCAGGACCTTAGACCACCCAAGGAAACTGTAAACAGGTATGGCAGCATTATTTAGCAGCAAGTGGACTGGCTTTGTCCTGAGATATGGTCTATGGAGATTTTTGTTCCAGTTTACACAAAGGCAATTTTGTGTGGAAGCACTTCCAGGAGCTTGAGCCTGGCTTAGAGAAGAGAACAGGGTCTGGACTACAACACTGCTAAGACGAAACTGTGTTGATCCTGTAACCTGGttcaaagggaagaaatgaTAAATGTGAGTTTGTTCTTATGTGCTCTATTCAATGAGTCATAGCTTTCCTGAGGGTTCCTGCAAGATCAACTCTGGATGCTCCTGAAGTGCCAGGAATGATGAGCTTCCTGCAGAAACACTGCTCTGCTGAACACATTGATAACCAAGATTTCTAGAATATTTGACTGCAATCACTTCCAGCTAGctggcagagaagaaagagatgTACCTGTTGTTTCAAAGAAGGATGGTCAGAATAACAAGAAAttataaaaagcagcaaaaaggtAAGAAACCTAATGAATCATGAGTACATCTCATGGGAGATTTAAGGCACAGAAGGTTCGGCAGAGCAGTTACTCTCACCTCAGAACAGTAAAAGAAATAGTCACTCACCTACAACAACTTTGATTTCTTTGGATTGGTTTATGCAATGAGCTGCAGTAAGTATGAAATTTTCATTCAGAACAGTTCCACCACAAAACTCTTCTCCTTCCTCGTTTAACAGAACAGCCTGGGAAGCAAAACAGGTAAGGCCAGAAGGAGGAAGTGCAATTTAATCTCGATGAGTTATTAAGCACTGATTTATCTGCAGACTACAGAGATGCTTCTCACTGCAACATGTATGTGGCCCTCCACGTCTCTCCTAGTACTGCATTCCCATGCTCAGAAGCTGCAGATTGACCTCTACTGCTACAGAGTCCTGATTGTCTCTATGTGAAGTTAAAACATTTGGCTTCCACATTACCTCACTGCCAGTGCTGAGTAATGTCCCTCAGGCATTGACTGACTGAGCAGGCAGAGTGCAGATTCCAGACCACCACAGCCCTTGGACTTACCCCCCAAACAATGTCCCCCCAaatacaggaaataattttggcCCAAACTCAAGGGTGAAACTGAGACACAAGGGTGTATTTGTGAACCAAAATGCTGGCTTTACCTGGCATGCACTTGGTGTCTTGCCTGAGTGGACGGTCTCAGACAGAACCAAAACGTCACCCGCAAAAACAGCCTGGGAGACCAGCATGACCCAAAGTCCTCTCTGGGGATAGAGTAGGCAGTTCTATCTAAAATGGCACACAACCTTTTGTGTTGACCCTGTGAGGCCGCACTTTGCAGAACGGCACATCCAAGTGGCCAGGGTCACACAGTTCAGCTAGGTCTCGCTGCCGCTGGCACCTGACATGGGTCATGTTCAAAAGGCtcccagctggaaggagccACTGCTCTCCTTCCCTTAGACACACACTCTGCCCACAGTCAGGGCCAAGCTCCCTCCATTCACCTGCCATGGGCATTGGCCAGGAAGACACTCATCCCCACCAACGATCCTGGTATCGACATACGGAGTCTTGCTGCTTGTTCTGTTGTCAGGTGGAGGCGTTGGGCTTTCTGTGGTAATTGCAAAGTCCTCCTCCGTGCTCGTTTCATTTGCAGGAGGGTCTTCTTGATCACTCGTTACATTGCTGTGCTCAGTGGGTGAAAGAAcagtcctttttttccttaccacAGAAATTTTTCCACAAGGGTATTGTACTGTAAAGAGAAGAATGCCAACAATGATGATGGAGAAAAACACCAGGCTATGAGAAAACTTCTTGGAAATTACAGGGAAACAGATTGAAGTAAAATGAATCACGAGAgcaatttgttattttttcaatGATATAAGAACAACATCAAGAGCACATGTTTGACAACCTCTGACAAGTCTTTTTATAAGAGTGCTGGAATGTACATGTTTAAGTTGCACTACTTATAATTACCGAACATTTTCAGTCTCTATAAAAGGAAAAgttatggaaagaaaagttttgcAGGCTGCTAATTTATGTGATGTGTAAGCATTTAAGAAAATGAGTTATTAATGCATATACATTTCCCTTGGCAACCTTGGAGTATACTGTAGTAATTTGCTGAGAGGTACCTTGCAAAGGGTTCAAAATCACCTAGAGTTTGATCCACTCCACCGCAGCACCTCAAAAATGGAAGGCTTTGCAGTTAGAAATCTCTTCGCCTCACTGTTGGGTCTATGTCATATAGAATACTGGTGGTTCAAAAGACATTCCTCAACCGCAAACCAAGACTGTAACTGTAAACCTTAACAGTGAAACAAGCCCCACCACCACTGCTATTGGTTTACCTCATGGCTTCGTACCTGTTGCAACACAGTGTTTGCCATCCTCTGCTAGAACATAGCCAGCTGCACAGGAGCACACCACATCCTTCCGCCCATCTCTTCGGACGCTGCAGAACTGCTCACAGTCCCCGTTGTTTATTCTGCAGAACTTGGGTATGACTATAAAAGAGACGGTGGCAGAAAAACGGGGCATAAACACTGACTTCACAGAAGATCTGGAAGttctccaaaacaaaacacgCTCTTTAAACAGGACCTGTACCCCCACCTGCCAAGCACCTGAAGCACCCTTTAGGAATAACTCATGTGAGTGCTGAACATCAGCTTCTGCCTTACAAAGCAGCCACATCCAGCACATCAAACATACTTGCCAGGTCCCAGTGGGCCCAGTGGCATGGTGAGCTCAAAAAGCAGAGACAAATTGTCAGGGGAACAATGAACAAAACACTGACACAGAACATAATGGTGTAAATCCTCACTCAgttcctccctcctgccctaAAATCTCCAACTCCTCATCACTCCCCTTGGTCCTGTGACTGAACCTCAGTTTCACACTCCTGCTCTTACTTCTGGGCCAATGATACCCCCTCCCATGGCAAGGTCACAGGGGCCACTCTATGCCATAGAAGTGAGCCCCAGGAAGGATTTCCATGCAAAACACGCTTCCTTACAAAGCTCCCTGGGAAATTTGCCACCATGGTTCTCCAGAGAAGAAACTTACCAAATTCACAGTTCTTGCCTTGATAACCATCCAAGCATGTGCAAGTGTAGGAACCAATTCCATCTTTACAGTGGCCACCATAGTGACAAGGATTTGAACTGCACTGGTTCCCATCtacaaaaacaac
Proteins encoded:
- the F10 gene encoding coagulation factor X, with translation MAGRLLLLLLCAALPAGLRAQGAVFIKKENANKFLERQKRANSFLEELKQGNIERECIEERCSKEEAREAFEDQEKTEEFWNIYVDGNQCSSNPCHYGGHCKDGIGSYTCTCLDGYQGKNCEFVIPKFCRINNGDCEQFCSVRRDGRKDVVCSCAAGYVLAEDGKHCVATVQYPCGKISVVRKKRTVLSPTEHSNVTSDQEDPPANETSTEEDFAITTESPTPPPDNRTSSKTPYVDTRIVGGDECLPGQCPWQAVLLNEEGEEFCGGTVLNENFILTAAHCINQSKEIKVVVGEVDREKEEQSESMHTVDKIFVHSKFIFETYDNDIALLKLKEPIRFSEYIIPACLPKADFANEVLMTQKSGRVSGFGREFEGGRTSKTLKVLEVPYVNRNTCKQSTNLAITENMFCAGYDTEQKDACQGDSGGPHVTRYKDTYFVTGIVSWGEGCARKGKYGVYTKLSRFLGWVRRIMSL